The Solibacillus sp. FSL R7-0682 genome includes a window with the following:
- a CDS encoding phosphoglycerate kinase produces MFLKKSMNDVEVKGKRVFVRVDFNVPMEDGKITDETRIRAAIPTIKQLVEGGAKVILASHLGRPKGEVNEDMRLTVVGERLAELMGKPVTKLDESIGEAVEVSVNNMQDGDILLLENVRFHKGEEKNDEGLSKDFAKLADLYVNDAFGAAHRAHASTEGIAKFVPAVSGLLMEKELDVLGKALSNPERPFTAIIGGAKVKDKIGVIENLLDKVDHLIIGGGLSFTFVKAMGHDIGKSLLEEDKIELAKSFIEQAKSKGVALHMPVDAVVANEFSKDAETKIVDIDAIPADWMGLDIGPKTAEKYAEVIKTSKLIIWNGPMGVFEMDKFSNGTKTVADAMATTEGYTIIGGGDSAAAVEKFEVASQMDHISTGGGASLELMEGKELPGIVALNDK; encoded by the coding sequence ATGTTTTTAAAGAAGTCAATGAACGATGTAGAAGTAAAAGGCAAGCGCGTATTTGTACGTGTTGATTTCAACGTGCCAATGGAAGATGGGAAAATTACTGACGAAACGCGTATTCGTGCAGCAATTCCAACAATCAAGCAACTAGTAGAAGGCGGCGCGAAAGTTATCTTAGCTTCACACCTTGGCCGTCCAAAAGGTGAAGTAAATGAAGATATGCGTTTAACAGTAGTTGGGGAGCGCCTAGCTGAATTAATGGGCAAGCCTGTGACAAAGCTAGATGAGTCAATTGGCGAAGCAGTTGAAGTATCCGTAAACAATATGCAAGATGGCGATATCCTTCTTCTTGAAAATGTTCGCTTCCATAAAGGAGAAGAAAAAAATGATGAAGGCTTATCAAAAGATTTTGCAAAATTAGCAGACCTTTATGTGAATGATGCATTTGGTGCAGCTCACCGTGCCCATGCATCAACAGAAGGAATCGCAAAATTCGTTCCTGCCGTTTCAGGTTTATTAATGGAAAAAGAATTAGATGTATTAGGAAAAGCATTATCAAACCCAGAGCGTCCATTTACAGCAATTATCGGTGGTGCAAAGGTTAAGGACAAAATCGGTGTGATTGAAAACTTATTAGATAAAGTAGATCATTTAATTATTGGTGGTGGTCTATCCTTCACATTTGTTAAAGCAATGGGACATGATATCGGTAAATCCCTATTAGAAGAAGATAAAATTGAATTGGCGAAAAGCTTTATTGAACAAGCTAAATCAAAAGGTGTAGCATTACACATGCCAGTTGATGCAGTAGTTGCAAATGAATTTTCAAAAGATGCCGAAACAAAAATAGTAGACATCGACGCAATTCCAGCGGATTGGATGGGTCTTGATATTGGGCCAAAAACAGCAGAAAAGTATGCAGAAGTAATTAAAACATCGAAATTAATCATCTGGAATGGTCCAATGGGCGTATTCGAAATGGACAAGTTTTCCAATGGGACAAAAACAGTGGCGGACGCAATGGCTACAACCGAAGGCTACACAATTATCGGTGGCGGTGACTCAGCTGCAGCGGTAGAAAAATTCGAAGTAGCATCTCAAATGGATCACATTTCAACAGGTGGTGGTGCCTCATTAGAATTAATGGAAGGCAAAGAATTACCTGGAATTGTAGCTTTAAACGATAAATAA
- the tpiA gene encoding triose-phosphate isomerase, producing MRKPIVAGNWKMYKTFDEAVDFVEEIQQAVPSPDKVDAVVCAPAIFLPTLVVAAEDSSLAIGAQNMHFEDEGAFTGEISPAMLSNINVDYVILGHSERREMFNETDEAVNKKVRAALNHGIVPIICCGETLEEREAGLTVKKVAGQITKALEGFAPVEVEHMVIAYEPIWAIGTGKTATADDANAVCGSIRAVVESLYGKATADKIRIQYGGSVKPENIEELLTKEHIDGALVGGASLQPASFMKLLEAAANA from the coding sequence ATGCGTAAACCAATCGTAGCAGGAAACTGGAAAATGTATAAAACATTTGATGAGGCGGTTGATTTTGTTGAAGAAATTCAACAGGCAGTTCCTTCTCCCGACAAAGTCGATGCAGTTGTATGCGCACCTGCAATCTTTTTGCCGACTTTAGTTGTGGCAGCAGAAGATTCATCATTAGCAATCGGTGCACAAAATATGCACTTTGAAGATGAGGGAGCATTTACAGGGGAAATTAGCCCAGCTATGCTTTCGAATATTAATGTAGACTATGTCATTTTAGGCCACTCAGAGCGTCGTGAAATGTTCAACGAAACAGACGAGGCAGTAAATAAAAAAGTTCGTGCGGCATTAAATCATGGAATCGTGCCAATTATTTGTTGTGGTGAAACGTTAGAAGAGCGTGAAGCTGGTTTGACAGTAAAAAAAGTAGCTGGTCAAATTACGAAGGCGTTAGAAGGTTTTGCACCAGTAGAAGTAGAGCATATGGTGATTGCCTATGAGCCAATTTGGGCAATCGGAACAGGCAAAACGGCAACAGCAGATGATGCCAATGCAGTATGCGGTTCGATTCGTGCTGTTGTAGAAAGCTTATACGGCAAAGCTACAGCTGACAAGATTCGCATTCAGTATGGTGGCAGTGTAAAACCAGAAAACATCGAAGAATTATTAACAAAAGAACATATTGATGGTGCATTAGTTGGTGGTGCAAGCTTACAACCAGCATCATTCATGAAATTATTGGAGGCGGCAGCAAATGCCTAA
- a CDS encoding sugar-binding transcriptional regulator codes for MDNISFFEAERKLMPEIDLLFQKRFRVLQALATFGPIGRRALAEQLNLSEREIRNETTILNEQKLIFIQQKGMICSPQGYEILEQLLSLFRELSGLAAKEQQLKDIFGIERVIIVPGNVELDSTVKHHLGKEAATILNTSAKGQDKIAVTGGSTVATIEEFLTPNTLLNQVKFISARGGMGDEMTFQANTLVAKFAQKCGATYRTLFLPEHLSDQAYQAMKSEPMIEEMMTLYEQINIVVHGIGAAQEMALRRNSSEQEQQLLNEKGAVGEAFGYYFNEAGEIVHHIRTIGIQLEQVKNAQKVIAIAAGANKATAIQAYFKNAAVQSVLITDEQTANEILGNIK; via the coding sequence TTGGACAATATTTCATTTTTTGAAGCAGAGCGAAAATTGATGCCTGAAATAGATTTATTATTTCAAAAACGTTTTCGAGTTTTGCAGGCATTAGCGACATTTGGTCCAATTGGAAGAAGAGCTTTAGCTGAGCAACTAAATTTATCTGAACGAGAAATTCGTAATGAAACAACAATATTAAATGAGCAAAAATTAATTTTTATTCAACAAAAAGGTATGATTTGCTCACCACAAGGGTATGAAATATTGGAGCAGCTTCTTTCCTTGTTCCGTGAATTGTCGGGCTTAGCTGCTAAAGAACAGCAACTAAAAGATATATTTGGCATCGAACGGGTGATAATCGTACCTGGAAATGTGGAATTAGATAGCACAGTAAAACATCACCTAGGCAAAGAAGCTGCAACTATTTTAAATACAAGTGCAAAAGGGCAAGATAAAATTGCGGTCACGGGTGGAAGTACAGTAGCGACAATAGAGGAATTTTTAACACCCAACACTTTGTTAAATCAAGTGAAATTTATTTCTGCACGAGGTGGAATGGGGGATGAAATGACATTCCAGGCGAATACATTAGTTGCTAAGTTTGCACAAAAATGTGGCGCTACGTATCGCACCTTATTTTTACCAGAGCATTTAAGCGATCAAGCATATCAGGCAATGAAAAGCGAACCGATGATTGAAGAAATGATGACCCTTTATGAGCAAATTAACATTGTTGTTCATGGTATTGGTGCAGCCCAAGAAATGGCGCTCCGAAGAAATAGTTCTGAGCAAGAGCAACAGCTACTTAATGAAAAGGGTGCAGTCGGTGAAGCATTTGGCTATTACTTTAATGAGGCAGGCGAAATCGTTCATCATATTCGAACAATAGGCATTCAGCTTGAACAAGTAAAAAATGCTCAAAAGGTCATTGCAATTGCAGCGGGTGCGAATAAAGCTACTGCAATTCAAGCCTACTTTAAAAATGCTGCTGTACAATCGGTTCTCATTACCGATGAGCAAACTGCAAACGAGATTTTAGGAAATATAAAGTAG
- the preA gene encoding NAD-dependent dihydropyrimidine dehydrogenase subunit PreA: MADLNINFAGIKSPNPFWLASAPPTNSGYQVQRAFEAGWGGAVWKTLGDPILNVSSRFAAVGFNGQKVAGFNNIELITDRPLEVNLKEIYETKKRFPNHAIIASLMVEPKAEKWHEIVKKVQDVGVDGFELNFGCPHGMAERGMGAASGQVPELVEKQTYWAKEYAEVPVIVKLTPNITDITVTAEAAVRGGADAISMINTINSLAGVDLNSWNTIPHVGNKGAHGGYCGPAVKPIALNMVGECARNPFINVPISGIGGISNWQDAAEFILMGSSSVQICTAAMHHGFSIVEDMIDGLNNYLDEKGLASVMDLVGKTVPKYSDWGDLDLNYKVVAEINNDICINCNKCHIACEDTSHQCIDLYSENGRPMLKVREEDCVGCNLCSIVCPAEGAITMKELPHTQPPMTWNERQTLITQFSASSSNVVR, encoded by the coding sequence ATGGCAGATTTAAATATAAATTTTGCTGGTATAAAGTCACCAAATCCATTTTGGCTAGCATCGGCACCACCTACAAACTCGGGCTATCAAGTTCAACGTGCATTTGAGGCCGGATGGGGAGGAGCTGTTTGGAAAACGTTGGGAGATCCAATATTGAATGTTTCCTCACGTTTTGCAGCGGTAGGCTTTAATGGGCAAAAAGTAGCGGGCTTTAACAACATTGAGTTAATTACGGACCGTCCATTAGAAGTAAATTTAAAAGAAATTTACGAAACGAAGAAAAGGTTTCCGAATCATGCAATCATTGCTTCATTAATGGTTGAGCCAAAAGCAGAGAAGTGGCATGAAATCGTAAAGAAAGTTCAAGATGTAGGTGTAGATGGCTTTGAGTTGAACTTTGGCTGTCCTCACGGGATGGCAGAACGCGGAATGGGTGCAGCTTCAGGGCAAGTACCAGAATTGGTTGAAAAGCAAACTTATTGGGCAAAAGAATATGCAGAAGTACCTGTCATTGTTAAGTTGACACCTAACATTACGGATATTACAGTGACTGCAGAAGCGGCAGTTCGTGGTGGTGCAGATGCTATTAGTATGATTAATACGATTAATAGCTTAGCGGGTGTTGATTTAAATTCATGGAACACAATTCCGCACGTTGGTAATAAAGGTGCCCATGGTGGATATTGCGGTCCAGCGGTTAAACCGATTGCGCTTAATATGGTTGGGGAATGTGCAAGAAATCCATTCATTAACGTACCGATTTCAGGGATCGGAGGCATTTCAAATTGGCAAGATGCTGCGGAATTTATATTAATGGGTTCTTCGAGTGTGCAAATTTGTACAGCTGCTATGCATCATGGATTCAGCATTGTTGAAGATATGATTGATGGTTTAAATAATTATTTAGATGAAAAAGGATTAGCTTCAGTAATGGATCTTGTTGGGAAAACTGTTCCAAAATATTCTGATTGGGGTGATTTAGATTTAAATTATAAGGTTGTCGCAGAAATTAATAATGACATTTGTATTAATTGTAATAAGTGTCATATCGCTTGCGAAGATACGTCTCATCAATGTATCGATTTATATTCAGAAAATGGGCGCCCGATGTTAAAAGTTCGTGAAGAGGACTGTGTAGGCTGTAATTTATGCTCGATTGTCTGTCCAGCGGAAGGGGCAATTACGATGAAGGAATTGCCACATACACAGCCACCAATGACATGGAACGAAAGACAAACGTTAATTACGCAATTTAGTGCAAGTAGTTCAAATGTTGTCCGTTAA
- a CDS encoding TPM domain-containing protein — MRFLISFLIGLLLLPISTMAAVPPKPAYNSYVYDYANVISEDVEKKLIQAAKTLEDSTGNVVIMMTIDTIGELEPYEFGTETIRNWGIGSAKVDNGMLIFATTKQGPGQNDVWISVGEGLEGDYPDGKLGSMIDTYMMPYLANGDYTNAFANIFSQFYEEMDGEVSGTDLVRPVDHSTEGGGVSIGFILFIIVVYYIISRYGGGGGPGGRRRTARRIYRQGGFPTGLGGGLGGGTSGGFGGFGGGGSSGGGAGRKF, encoded by the coding sequence ATGAGGTTTTTAATCTCGTTTCTAATTGGTCTGCTTTTACTGCCTATTTCTACGATGGCGGCAGTTCCACCAAAGCCTGCATACAATTCTTATGTTTATGATTATGCTAATGTCATTTCAGAGGATGTCGAGAAAAAGCTAATCCAAGCAGCGAAAACATTAGAAGATTCTACTGGCAATGTCGTAATAATGATGACCATCGATACAATTGGAGAGCTAGAACCCTATGAATTTGGTACAGAAACGATACGAAACTGGGGCATTGGAAGTGCAAAGGTGGATAATGGCATGCTTATCTTTGCAACGACTAAGCAAGGGCCAGGTCAAAATGACGTATGGATTTCCGTTGGCGAAGGTTTAGAAGGCGATTATCCAGATGGCAAGCTCGGAAGCATGATTGATACGTATATGATGCCGTACTTAGCGAATGGGGATTATACAAATGCATTCGCCAACATATTTTCGCAATTTTATGAGGAAATGGATGGCGAAGTAAGTGGTACGGACTTGGTGAGGCCCGTTGATCACTCAACAGAGGGTGGAGGTGTTTCGATTGGATTCATTCTATTTATCATTGTCGTTTATTACATCATTTCTAGATACGGCGGAGGAGGTGGTCCAGGAGGACGTAGACGAACAGCACGGAGAATCTATCGACAGGGTGGCTTCCCGACTGGCTTAGGCGGAGGCTTAGGTGGAGGGACATCAGGAGGCTTTGGCGGTTTCGGTGGTGGAGGATCATCAGGCGGCGGTGCAGGAAGAAAATTTTAG
- a CDS encoding LemA family protein has protein sequence MKNEKGSALVIVIIIIAVVGIAALLIIPKYNNLVTGEEKIEASWAQVDNQLQRRFDLIPNLVNTVKGYAAHEEDIFTQIAEARTEYGNANTVEELAGANNDLSSALSRLLVVVENYPNLKADSQFTRLMDELAGTENRLAVARKDYNESVQQFNNDARRFPGNIVASIFGFEKKDYFEIKEGVEEVPSVDFGSDE, from the coding sequence ATGAAAAATGAAAAAGGTAGTGCACTCGTCATTGTGATTATAATTATTGCGGTTGTCGGTATTGCAGCATTATTGATTATTCCAAAATACAATAATTTAGTAACGGGGGAAGAAAAAATTGAAGCTTCCTGGGCGCAAGTTGATAATCAATTACAGCGTCGGTTTGATTTGATCCCAAATTTGGTGAATACAGTAAAGGGCTATGCTGCTCATGAGGAGGACATTTTTACGCAAATTGCCGAGGCTCGAACAGAATATGGCAATGCCAACACGGTTGAAGAATTGGCAGGGGCGAATAATGATTTATCATCTGCATTATCGCGGTTGTTAGTGGTAGTGGAAAATTATCCGAACTTAAAAGCAGATAGTCAATTTACTCGTTTAATGGATGAGTTAGCAGGTACGGAAAACCGATTAGCTGTAGCAAGGAAAGATTACAATGAAAGCGTACAGCAATTTAACAATGATGCAAGAAGATTTCCAGGTAATATAGTTGCAAGTATTTTTGGCTTTGAGAAAAAGGATTATTTTGAAATTAAGGAAGGCGTAGAAGAGGTACCATCCGTAGATTTTGGGAGCGATGAATGA
- a CDS encoding NCS1 family transporter yields the protein MSKSNKSENNYLKSVDLLPITYENRNIGMFGFAVIWVGMAIVLAAFAIGAGGIINLSMPMLILATLVGSILIGIFMVIIGDIGVEHGLSFPVYMRAPFGTIGTHLPSFARAFTASCWFGINTYFGSAAINGILNIMFGFDNWFICFIVFAVLQLLNVSLGIKSIERFADFAAPIIIFISIWMYLQLSAEAQEQGKAVWSWVEAPQTGFEQFTAFMVIATAIMGFWATLAADMPTLSRHFKAPKYERNWFKRNKTQLLGSLVVQPVFNTLMIVIGAVCYMATGSGDPVNALQQAAGGLVLVVLLSMIVLAQWSTNTSANVIPAATIFSNIGGSKVPFWVGVVFAGIVGTVVQPWSLFDILNSVLLIIGGILSSIVGILFADYYLIRKRRVNVKDLYEMNGQYRYYKGINFAGIIAWIVGGLIANIWPAYSSLVGFIVGAVLYYVLAKFWWFKKYPQAEITNPSDEVYLGITAGRSWEIDVQAEPIAVPTTVSTD from the coding sequence ATGTCAAAATCAAATAAATCGGAAAATAATTATTTGAAGTCTGTGGATTTACTTCCTATTACTTATGAAAACCGCAATATTGGTATGTTCGGTTTTGCTGTAATTTGGGTAGGAATGGCCATTGTATTAGCGGCCTTCGCAATTGGTGCAGGTGGCATCATAAATTTAAGTATGCCGATGTTAATACTTGCCACTTTAGTAGGGTCTATATTAATTGGGATCTTTATGGTGATTATCGGTGATATTGGTGTAGAGCATGGATTGTCTTTTCCAGTTTATATGCGTGCCCCATTCGGTACGATTGGAACACATTTACCGTCGTTTGCTCGTGCTTTTACAGCATCCTGTTGGTTCGGTATTAATACGTATTTTGGGTCCGCAGCAATCAATGGAATCTTAAATATAATGTTTGGTTTTGACAACTGGTTCATATGCTTCATCGTCTTTGCAGTATTACAATTATTGAATGTATCGTTAGGTATTAAATCAATCGAGCGTTTTGCAGACTTTGCCGCACCAATCATTATCTTCATCTCGATTTGGATGTACTTACAATTATCAGCTGAAGCGCAGGAACAAGGGAAAGCAGTATGGTCATGGGTAGAAGCGCCACAAACAGGATTTGAACAGTTTACCGCATTTATGGTTATTGCTACTGCAATCATGGGGTTCTGGGCCACGTTAGCTGCTGATATGCCCACACTTTCTCGGCACTTTAAAGCACCGAAATATGAGCGCAATTGGTTTAAACGTAATAAAACCCAATTGTTAGGCTCTCTTGTTGTGCAACCCGTATTTAATACATTAATGATTGTCATTGGTGCTGTTTGTTATATGGCTACAGGCTCTGGAGACCCAGTTAACGCGCTACAGCAAGCAGCTGGTGGGTTAGTCTTAGTCGTATTATTATCAATGATTGTTCTTGCACAATGGTCAACAAATACGTCTGCCAATGTTATACCTGCGGCGACAATTTTTTCGAATATTGGTGGATCGAAAGTACCTTTCTGGGTTGGGGTCGTTTTTGCCGGGATTGTTGGAACCGTTGTTCAACCGTGGAGCTTATTTGACATATTGAATAGCGTTTTACTTATCATTGGTGGGATTTTATCTTCGATTGTTGGTATTTTATTCGCGGATTATTATTTAATTCGAAAACGAAGAGTCAATGTAAAAGATTTATATGAAATGAACGGTCAATACCGGTATTATAAAGGAATTAATTTTGCAGGAATTATTGCTTGGATTGTTGGTGGACTTATCGCTAACATTTGGCCAGCATACTCATCACTCGTAGGCTTCATTGTAGGGGCAGTTTTATATTATGTGTTGGCAAAATTCTGGTGGTTTAAAAAGTACCCTCAAGCTGAAATTACAAATCCAAGCGATGAAGTTTATTTAGGAATTACAGCTGGACGTAGTTGGGAAATTGATGTGCAAGCAGAACCAATTGCTGTTCCAACAACCGTTTCTACAGATTAA
- the gap gene encoding type I glyceraldehyde-3-phosphate dehydrogenase, producing the protein MALQLAINGFGRIGRLVFREAMKHDEFEVVAVNDLTDAKQLAHLLKYDSIHGVYDADVQAEDDAFIVNGKRIQVYSEKDPAKLPWGEIGVDVVLECTGRWRSMEEVSKHIEAGAKKAILSAPAKGDMPTYVMGVNHKDYDPSQDVISNASCTTNCLAPLAKVLDEKFGIKRGMMTTIHSYTNDQRILDFPHSDPRRARAGAVSMIPTTTGAAVAVSKVLPQLKGKLDGFSMRVPTPNVSCVDLVAELNADVTVDTINAALKEASEGELKGILAYNELPLVSIDYNGNAASSTIDGLSTMVMENRMVKVVSWYDNEIGYSTRLMDLALYIAERGIKE; encoded by the coding sequence ATGGCATTACAATTAGCAATTAACGGATTTGGTCGTATCGGACGTTTAGTATTCCGCGAGGCGATGAAGCATGATGAATTTGAAGTAGTGGCAGTAAATGACTTAACAGATGCAAAGCAATTAGCGCATTTATTAAAATATGACTCCATTCACGGTGTGTACGATGCAGATGTGCAAGCAGAAGATGATGCATTTATCGTAAATGGCAAACGCATTCAAGTGTATTCAGAAAAAGATCCAGCTAAATTACCTTGGGGCGAGATTGGCGTTGACGTTGTTCTTGAATGTACAGGTAGATGGCGTTCGATGGAAGAAGTCTCAAAACATATCGAAGCAGGTGCAAAAAAAGCAATTCTGTCAGCTCCTGCAAAAGGGGATATGCCAACATATGTAATGGGTGTAAACCATAAAGATTATGATCCATCACAGGACGTTATCTCGAATGCATCGTGTACGACAAACTGTTTAGCTCCACTGGCAAAGGTATTAGACGAAAAGTTCGGTATTAAGCGCGGTATGATGACGACAATTCACTCATACACAAATGACCAACGTATTCTTGACTTTCCACACTCTGACCCACGCCGTGCACGTGCTGGAGCAGTATCAATGATTCCAACAACAACGGGTGCGGCAGTCGCAGTATCTAAAGTATTGCCACAACTTAAAGGAAAATTAGACGGTTTCTCAATGCGCGTACCTACACCAAACGTATCATGTGTAGATTTAGTAGCAGAACTTAATGCAGATGTTACGGTAGATACAATTAACGCAGCATTAAAAGAGGCATCAGAAGGCGAATTAAAAGGGATTTTAGCATACAATGAATTGCCGTTAGTATCGATTGACTACAATGGTAACGCTGCTTCATCAACAATTGACGGTTTATCAACGATGGTAATGGAAAACCGCATGGTGAAAGTTGTTTCATGGTATGACAACGAAATCGGTTATTCTACTCGCTTAATGGATTTAGCATTATACATTGCAGAGCGCGGTATTAAGGAATAA
- a CDS encoding glutaredoxin family protein — protein MLVKFYSRPDCELCNEGLHVLKIVQEDISFDIEQINIEENDVIHEKYMFMIPVVEQDGDVIQYGQLDYPTLLEALSD, from the coding sequence ATGCTTGTAAAATTTTATTCAAGACCCGATTGCGAGTTATGTAACGAAGGACTACACGTACTCAAAATTGTTCAGGAGGATATTTCATTTGACATCGAGCAAATTAATATTGAAGAAAATGATGTCATACATGAAAAATATATGTTTATGATTCCAGTTGTTGAACAAGATGGCGATGTTATTCAATATGGTCAGCTTGACTATCCGACCCTTTTAGAGGCGCTAAGTGATTAA
- a CDS encoding spore coat protein: protein MFTQSSQSQDNSMPLSMNHGAHELMDVHEVLSTMIGGLNQYVLLRDKVEDNELLTILDRQYAFMLDEYNITMEAYKTGHDPKHPTRSYNMQTGNDTTYGIKPGQPKKPMQAANEIDDAVISGFMLACHKAGATGKTAAALESTNPVVRRVLQDSVPNCIEMAYEIALYQNKKGYYQVPQFSQEDMNIMLNMYGQAQQAKNMPN, encoded by the coding sequence ATGTTTACCCAATCATCGCAATCACAAGACAATTCGATGCCACTTTCAATGAATCACGGAGCACATGAATTAATGGATGTGCATGAAGTTTTAAGCACTATGATCGGTGGCTTAAATCAATATGTCCTGTTACGTGACAAAGTAGAAGACAATGAATTACTTACTATTTTGGACCGCCAGTATGCTTTTATGCTTGACGAATATAATATTACGATGGAAGCATATAAAACTGGTCATGATCCAAAACATCCTACTCGTAGTTACAACATGCAAACTGGCAATGATACAACGTATGGAATAAAGCCAGGCCAGCCAAAGAAACCAATGCAAGCGGCTAATGAAATAGATGACGCAGTTATTTCAGGTTTCATGCTTGCATGTCATAAAGCTGGTGCAACAGGGAAAACTGCCGCTGCACTTGAATCAACAAACCCTGTTGTGCGTCGTGTACTACAAGATTCAGTACCTAACTGTATTGAAATGGCCTATGAAATTGCCCTTTACCAAAACAAAAAAGGCTATTATCAAGTTCCTCAATTCTCTCAAGAGGACATGAACATTATGCTCAATATGTATGGGCAAGCACAGCAAGCAAAAAATATGCCTAACTAG